A segment of the Gammaproteobacteria bacterium genome:
GAATAGCATAGCGCCTGACCCGCAGTGGATAGCTCATCTCCAAGGCTTCAATCGGGGTATTCAAGGTATTAGTCATATGGGTTTGCACCGCACTTTGCCCCGCATTTTGTATGCTGGCACCCATACCACCGCCCATGGTTTCATAGTAGTCCCAGCTAGCCACTGCTTCACGACTCCCCATAGCCAAGTTGTTCATGCTGCCGTGGCTAGCGGCAGGAATACGCTGAGGAATGGCCTGCGCCAATGCACCCATCACCACATCAACCACCCGCGTGGATGTTTCTACATTGCCCGCAGCGACTGCGGCAGGATAGCGCGCGTTCAGTAGCGAACCTGCGGGTGCTTGTAGTCGAATGTGTCGAAAGCTTCCGGCACAAGCGGGGGTTTGTACCGGCATCAGACAGCGGAACACATAATAGACACTGGCGGCAGCTACCGATAATGGTGCATTAATGTTGCCCGCCACCTGTGCTGAGGTGCCACTAAAATCGACGGTGACTTGGCCATCTTTAACCCTTACTGAGCAGTGAATAACAATATCCTGCTGCCCATGACCATCATCATCCATGAGGTCTGTAAATTGATATTCACCATCGGGAATATCTCTCAGTGCTACGCGAGAGAGTCGCGCTGCATACTCATTCAACTCATCCAGCCCTGCTACAAATTGCGCTTCGCCCATACGGGTGATCAATGCGCTCAATCGCTCAACACCACGACGGTTGGCACTGATTTGTGCTAAAAAATCACCGCGTGCACGCTCGCCATTGTGCAATGCGCTCAGTATTGAGTGCATTATTTGATCATCAACCACACCCCGACAAAGCAAGCGGGTGGGTGGTATTACCACCCCCTCTTGGTCAAGATGTGTTGAGAGCGGCATCGATCCCGGCGCATCCGCACCAATGTCTGCATGGTGGGCACGGTTCACTACAAAGCCGGAGAGCTGTTTATTTACAAATACCGGTGCAATCAGGGTGATATCCGGCAGATGCGTCCCCCCGAGATAGGGGTCGTTAAGAATCACCATATCTCCCGCTTCCCACCTCTGCTTATTCACAATATCGCGCATTGCGTAAGCCATTGAACCGAGGTGCACCGGGATGTGTGCTGCTTGTGCGCAAAGCTCTCCCTCTCGATTAAAGATGGCACAAGAGTAATCAAGCCGCTCTTTGATGTTGGGTGAAAATGCTGAGCGGCGCAGCACTGCCCCCATCTCATCACAAACAGCCTCAACACGGCTGGAGAAAATATTAAGTTCTATTGCATTCATATCAGCGATTATAATCAATTGAGTATAAAGTCATAGAAAGATACTACACTGACAACAGAAAACCACAGGAGCATCACCATGAGCTTTGAACTTGCCCCCCTTCCCTATGCAATAGATGCCTTGGCACCGCATATTTCGGCTGAGACGCTTGAATACCATTACGGAAAACATCACCAGGCCTATGTTATCAACTTGAACAATTTACTCGAAGAGAGTGATTTTGAAGAGGCGACACTCGAAGAGATTATGCTAAACGCCTCCGGGCCACTTTTCAATAATGCGGCACAAGTGTGGAACCACACTTTCTACTGGAGCTGCCTAAGCCCTCAGGGTGGTGGTGAACCTACTGGCCGTCTTGCCGAAGCGATCAAGCAGCAGTTTGGCTCATTTGAAGCCTTTAAGGCGCAATTCAGCCAAGCCTGTATCACTCACTTTGGCTCTGGGTGGGTTTGGCTGGTAGAGAACAGTCAGGGTGAGCTGGAGATTGGCAGTACCGGCAACGCTGATAACCCGATGACCGACAAGAAAATTCCGTTGATGACCTGCGATGTGTGGGAGCACGCTTACTATATTGACTACCGCAATGCGCGCCCCCAATATGTTGAGGCATTCTGGTCACTGGTTAATTGGGAGTATGTGGCGGAAAACTTTGAACCCTAAAAAAAGGGGCTCACAGGAGCCC
Coding sequences within it:
- a CDS encoding hydantoinase B/oxoprolinase family protein produces the protein MNAIELNIFSSRVEAVCDEMGAVLRRSAFSPNIKERLDYSCAIFNREGELCAQAAHIPVHLGSMAYAMRDIVNKQRWEAGDMVILNDPYLGGTHLPDITLIAPVFVNKQLSGFVVNRAHHADIGADAPGSMPLSTHLDQEGVVIPPTRLLCRGVVDDQIMHSILSALHNGERARGDFLAQISANRRGVERLSALITRMGEAQFVAGLDELNEYAARLSRVALRDIPDGEYQFTDLMDDDGHGQQDIVIHCSVRVKDGQVTVDFSGTSAQVAGNINAPLSVAAASVYYVFRCLMPVQTPACAGSFRHIRLQAPAGSLLNARYPAAVAAGNVETSTRVVDVVMGALAQAIPQRIPAASHGSMNNLAMGSREAVASWDYYETMGGGMGASIQNAGQSAVQTHMTNTLNTPIEALEMSYPLRVRRYAIRRHSGGAGQRRGGDGLVREFEFLKPASFTLLSERRRHRPWGLKGGLAGLAGKNQLNGQPIEGKVHGNVQAGDRLLIETAGGGGWGPSKQGVDDSEKT
- a CDS encoding superoxide dismutase [Fe] (SodB; iron binding; present under aerobic and anaerobic conditions; destroys free radicals), whose product is MSFELAPLPYAIDALAPHISAETLEYHYGKHHQAYVINLNNLLEESDFEEATLEEIMLNASGPLFNNAAQVWNHTFYWSCLSPQGGGEPTGRLAEAIKQQFGSFEAFKAQFSQACITHFGSGWVWLVENSQGELEIGSTGNADNPMTDKKIPLMTCDVWEHAYYIDYRNARPQYVEAFWSLVNWEYVAENFEP